A window from Mycobacterium saskatchewanense encodes these proteins:
- a CDS encoding carbohydrate ABC transporter permease, whose translation MTSVDTPAPAGPVTRQSANSSRPARRRARAGRLFVAPNLAAVVVFMLFPLGFSLYMSFQNWDVFRPPKYVGLKNFGELFTSDPLFLIAIRNTVVFTVGTVVPTLLISLVVAGVLNRKVRGIGIFRTIVFLPLAISSVVMAVVWQFVFNTDNGLLNIMLGWIGIGPIPWLVDPKWAMVSLCMVSVWRSVPFATVILLAAMQGVPETLYEAARIDGAGEIRQFAFITVPLIRGAMSFVVVISIIHAFQAFDMVYVLNGPNGGPESATYVLGIMLFQHAFSFLEFGYASALAWVMFAILLVLTVLQLRLTRQRSMEASRGLG comes from the coding sequence ATGACATCGGTCGACACTCCCGCCCCGGCCGGGCCGGTCACTCGCCAGAGCGCAAATAGCTCGCGTCCCGCGCGACGACGCGCCCGGGCGGGCCGCCTGTTCGTCGCACCGAACCTGGCCGCGGTCGTGGTTTTCATGCTGTTCCCGCTCGGCTTTTCGCTCTATATGAGCTTCCAGAACTGGGACGTTTTCCGGCCGCCGAAGTATGTGGGGCTGAAGAACTTCGGGGAGCTGTTCACCTCCGACCCGTTGTTTCTCATCGCGATCCGCAACACGGTCGTCTTCACCGTCGGGACGGTCGTTCCGACACTGCTGATCAGCCTGGTCGTCGCCGGCGTGCTGAACCGCAAGGTCCGGGGCATCGGCATCTTCCGGACCATCGTCTTTCTGCCGCTGGCAATCTCGTCGGTGGTGATGGCGGTCGTATGGCAGTTCGTCTTCAACACCGACAACGGCCTCCTCAACATCATGCTCGGCTGGATTGGGATCGGCCCGATACCGTGGCTGGTCGATCCCAAGTGGGCCATGGTGTCGCTGTGTATGGTCAGCGTGTGGCGCAGCGTGCCGTTCGCCACCGTCATCTTGCTGGCGGCGATGCAGGGGGTTCCAGAGACCCTCTACGAGGCGGCCAGGATCGACGGTGCCGGTGAGATCCGGCAATTCGCGTTCATCACCGTGCCGCTGATCCGGGGGGCGATGTCGTTCGTGGTGGTCATCTCGATCATCCACGCGTTCCAGGCGTTCGACATGGTCTATGTCCTCAACGGGCCCAACGGAGGCCCGGAATCGGCGACCTACGTGCTGGGCATCATGCTGTTCCAGCACGCCTTCTCATTCCTGGAGTTCGGCTATGCGTCCGCGTTGGCGTGGGTGATGTTCGCCATCCTGCTGGTGCTGACCGTGCTGCAATTGCGGCTGACCAGGCAGCGGTCGATGGAGGCTTCCCGTGGTCTCGGGTGA
- a CDS encoding ABC transporter substrate-binding protein, with product MLDKPFARRSLLRGAGALTAMSIASWAAGCAPNDDALTFFFAANPDELDARMRIVDEFQRRHPDIKVRAVLSAPGVMQQLSTFCAGGKCPDVLMAWDLTYAELADRGVLLDLNTILARDAAFARELQSDSIVPLYDSFNYNGGQYALPEQWSGNYLFYNRRLFAEAGLPAPPTSWEHPWSFGEFLETARASTKRGGSGRATQWGFVNMWYSYYSAGLFAMNNGVPWSTPLKNPAHFNFDDDAFVEAVQFYADLANKHGVAPNASEVQSMSTPDLFASGKAAMALGGHWRYQTFIRADGLDFDVTSLPVGPRRQGQAARSNIGSTGLAISAGSPRREQAWEFVKFATGPVGQALIAESSLFVPVLRSALDSAGFAKAHRRLGNVAVLTQGPAHSDGLPVTPAWEKVVALMDRSFGPVLRGSRPATSLRALSPAVDEVLHAS from the coding sequence ATGCTGGATAAGCCGTTCGCGCGGCGGAGCCTTTTGCGGGGAGCCGGTGCGCTCACCGCGATGTCGATCGCGTCCTGGGCCGCCGGCTGCGCTCCCAACGATGACGCGTTGACCTTTTTCTTCGCGGCCAACCCCGACGAGCTCGACGCCAGGATGCGCATCGTCGACGAGTTCCAGCGCCGCCACCCCGACATCAAGGTGCGGGCGGTGCTGTCCGCGCCCGGCGTGATGCAGCAGCTGTCGACGTTCTGCGCCGGCGGCAAATGCCCGGACGTGCTGATGGCGTGGGACCTCACCTACGCCGAACTGGCCGACCGGGGGGTGTTGCTCGACCTCAACACCATCCTCGCCCGCGACGCGGCCTTCGCGCGGGAACTGCAGTCGGACAGCATCGTCCCGCTGTACGACAGCTTCAACTACAACGGAGGTCAGTACGCCCTGCCCGAGCAGTGGTCCGGCAACTACCTCTTCTACAACAGACGCCTCTTCGCCGAGGCTGGGCTGCCCGCGCCGCCCACCTCCTGGGAGCACCCCTGGAGTTTCGGCGAATTCCTCGAGACGGCGCGGGCTTCGACCAAGCGGGGCGGGTCTGGGCGGGCCACGCAGTGGGGCTTCGTCAACATGTGGTACTCGTACTACTCGGCCGGCCTGTTCGCGATGAACAACGGCGTGCCGTGGTCCACCCCGCTGAAGAACCCGGCCCACTTCAACTTCGACGACGACGCCTTCGTCGAGGCCGTGCAGTTCTACGCCGACCTCGCCAATAAGCACGGGGTGGCCCCCAACGCGTCGGAGGTGCAATCGATGTCCACACCGGACCTCTTCGCGTCGGGCAAAGCGGCGATGGCGCTCGGCGGCCACTGGCGCTACCAGACGTTCATCCGTGCCGACGGCCTCGACTTCGACGTCACCTCGCTGCCGGTGGGCCCGCGCCGCCAGGGACAGGCCGCGCGCTCGAATATCGGTTCCACCGGGTTGGCCATCTCCGCGGGCAGCCCGCGCAGGGAGCAGGCCTGGGAATTCGTCAAATTCGCAACCGGTCCCGTCGGCCAGGCACTGATCGCCGAATCCAGCCTGTTCGTGCCGGTGCTGCGGTCCGCGCTCGACTCCGCCGGCTTCGCCAAGGCCCATCGGCGGCTGGGGAACGTCGCCGTGCTCACGCAGGGGCCGGCGCATTCCGACGGCCTGCCCGTCACCCCGGCCTGGGAGAAAGTCGTCGCCCTGATGGACCGCAGCTTCGGCCCGGTGCTGCGAGGTTCGCGCCCCGCGACCTCGCTGCGCGCGTTGTCGCCCGCAGTCGACGAGGTGCTGCACGCTTCATGA
- a CDS encoding DoxX family protein: MTSVFVLITLTTAVVTAAIAVADLIPARFVLANSAEVGVPRSWLPGLAALKLAGAAGLVAGLLGPRALGIAAATGLVLFFVGAVITHLRARVLYNLAFPGAYLALSAATLALMVAR, encoded by the coding sequence GTGACCAGCGTATTCGTCCTGATCACCCTGACAACGGCCGTCGTCACCGCGGCAATCGCCGTCGCCGACCTCATCCCGGCGCGATTCGTGCTCGCCAACTCGGCGGAGGTCGGGGTGCCCCGGTCCTGGCTGCCGGGGCTGGCCGCCCTGAAGCTGGCGGGCGCCGCCGGGCTGGTTGCCGGCCTGCTAGGCCCGCGGGCCCTGGGGATTGCCGCCGCCACGGGACTGGTGCTGTTCTTCGTCGGTGCGGTCATCACCCACCTGCGGGCACGCGTCTTGTACAACCTGGCTTTCCCCGGCGCGTACCTGGCCTTGTCGGCGGCCACCCTGGCGCTGATGGTCGCGCGGTGA
- a CDS encoding ketosteroid isomerase family protein — translation MAIPEPESLLAVVDRSPRAAAAHDRTGWVSLFTDDGRVEDPVGSRPHVGHAAIGRFFDTFIGPRDITFHRDLDIVAGTAVLRDLELEVAMGPAVTMHIPAFLRYDLRKVDGQWRIARLRAYWELPAMMRQFLRSGTRAWSPALQLSRGLLGNQGPRGAAGFMAGFRRPGTRHQKRVAVFLAAASGGDQTAAARALSQTAAITLGDGEPLGVAELVERLAGSRQTKTTSAGPTVVVSVDSGARRGIVFADVARPGATIDRLRYFPA, via the coding sequence ATGGCGATACCCGAACCGGAGTCCCTGCTCGCGGTGGTGGACCGCTCGCCGCGGGCCGCGGCCGCGCACGACCGCACCGGATGGGTCTCCCTGTTCACCGACGACGGCCGCGTCGAGGACCCGGTGGGCTCGCGGCCGCATGTGGGGCACGCCGCCATCGGCCGCTTCTTCGACACGTTCATCGGGCCGCGGGACATCACGTTCCACCGCGACCTCGACATCGTCGCCGGCACCGCGGTGCTGCGCGATCTGGAGCTCGAAGTCGCAATGGGTCCGGCCGTGACGATGCACATCCCCGCTTTCCTGCGCTATGACCTCCGAAAGGTCGACGGGCAGTGGCGGATTGCCCGGCTGCGCGCCTATTGGGAGCTCCCGGCGATGATGCGGCAATTCCTGCGGTCGGGAACGCGGGCCTGGTCGCCGGCCCTGCAACTGTCGCGGGGGCTGCTCGGTAATCAGGGGCCGCGCGGCGCAGCGGGCTTCATGGCGGGCTTCCGGCGCCCGGGCACGCGGCACCAGAAGCGGGTAGCGGTGTTCCTGGCCGCCGCCTCCGGGGGCGACCAGACCGCCGCCGCGCGGGCGTTGTCGCAGACGGCGGCAATCACTTTGGGTGACGGCGAGCCGCTCGGCGTCGCCGAGCTCGTCGAGCGGCTCGCCGGGTCCCGCCAGACCAAGACGACCAGCGCGGGCCCCACGGTCGTCGTCTCCGTCGACTCCGGCGCGCGGCGCGGGATCGTGTTCGCCGACGTGGCCCGGCCCGGCGCCACGATCGACCGGCTCCGCTACTTTCCCGCCTGA
- the pncA gene encoding pyrazinamidase PncA, with the protein MRALIIVDVQNDFCPGGSLPVAGGAAVASAISDYLATGPSYAHVVATQDSHVDPGDHFSERPDYSSSWPPHCLAGTAGAGFHPALDTRKIEAVFRKGAHEAAYSGFEGVDEDGTPLLDWLRRRGVDEVDVVGLATDFCVRRTAEDAARAGLATRVLMNLTAPVAADSAARTADELRAAGVELVGGP; encoded by the coding sequence GTGCGGGCGTTGATCATCGTCGACGTGCAGAACGACTTCTGCCCCGGTGGGTCGCTGCCGGTCGCTGGCGGCGCCGCCGTCGCATCGGCCATCAGCGACTACCTGGCCACCGGGCCCAGCTACGCACACGTGGTCGCGACCCAGGATTCCCACGTCGATCCCGGCGACCACTTCTCCGAGCGGCCGGACTACTCGTCGTCATGGCCCCCGCACTGCCTCGCCGGAACCGCCGGCGCCGGCTTCCATCCCGCCCTCGACACCCGAAAAATCGAGGCGGTCTTCCGCAAGGGCGCTCACGAAGCGGCCTACAGCGGCTTCGAGGGCGTCGACGAGGACGGGACTCCGCTGCTCGACTGGTTGCGCCGGCGCGGGGTGGACGAGGTCGACGTCGTCGGCCTCGCCACCGACTTCTGCGTCCGGCGCACCGCCGAGGACGCGGCACGTGCCGGCCTGGCCACCCGCGTGCTGATGAACCTGACGGCGCCGGTCGCGGCCGACTCTGCGGCGCGGACGGCCGACGAGCTGCGCGCCGCCGGCGTCGAGCTGGTCGGCGGACCCTGA
- a CDS encoding DoxX family protein: protein MLIRRIARPLLSAVFIGQGIESLRNPKPAAEAAAPAVDGLRTLPDPVGSAIPADPQTFAQINAAVQIGGGLLLATGKAPRIASAALAFTVLPANLGAHMFWSESDPQLKAQKRQAFLTDLSLLGGLLIASADTAGKPSLGWRGRQAAERLSERVSSALPGSDDSGFDPDFGELGEKIVHGLQVGAERGRELASTAAERGAPYAEAALERGRELASTAAERGAPYAEAALERGRELASTAAERGRPLAKKARKRGEELADEAADRAAYLALKARQRGEELADEAADRAAPLAKKARKRSEKLAKQARKRSEKLAKQARARGEDLADTARARGSELAETARYRVEDQVKTGRRKLGV, encoded by the coding sequence ATGTTGATCCGCAGAATCGCGAGGCCCCTGTTGTCGGCGGTGTTCATCGGGCAAGGAATCGAGTCACTGCGCAATCCCAAGCCCGCGGCCGAGGCCGCGGCGCCCGCGGTGGACGGTCTGCGCACGTTGCCGGACCCGGTCGGCAGCGCCATCCCCGCCGACCCGCAGACCTTCGCGCAAATCAACGCGGCCGTGCAGATCGGCGGCGGTCTGCTGCTGGCCACCGGGAAGGCCCCGCGCATCGCCTCCGCCGCCCTCGCCTTCACGGTGCTGCCGGCCAACCTCGGGGCCCACATGTTCTGGAGCGAAAGCGACCCTCAGCTCAAGGCCCAGAAGCGCCAGGCCTTCCTTACCGACCTGAGCCTGCTCGGCGGGCTGCTGATCGCCTCGGCGGACACGGCCGGCAAGCCGTCACTCGGTTGGCGCGGGCGCCAAGCGGCGGAGCGGCTCTCGGAGCGCGTGTCGTCGGCGCTGCCGGGATCCGACGACTCGGGGTTCGATCCCGATTTCGGCGAGCTGGGCGAGAAGATCGTGCACGGGTTGCAGGTCGGCGCCGAACGCGGCCGCGAGCTGGCCAGCACCGCCGCCGAACGCGGCGCCCCCTACGCCGAGGCCGCGCTCGAACGCGGCCGCGAGCTCGCCAGCACCGCCGCCGAACGCGGCGCCCCCTACGCCGAGGCCGCGCTCGAACGCGGCCGCGAGCTCGCCAGCACCGCCGCCGAGCGCGGCAGGCCCCTGGCCAAGAAGGCGCGCAAGCGCGGTGAGGAACTCGCCGATGAGGCCGCCGACCGGGCCGCCTACCTGGCCCTCAAGGCGCGCCAGCGCGGCGAAGAGCTCGCCGACGAGGCCGCCGACCGGGCGGCGCCGCTGGCCAAGAAGGCGCGCAAGCGCAGCGAGAAACTGGCCAAGCAGGCGCGCAAGCGCAGCGAGAAACTGGCCAAGCAGGCGCGTGCCCGTGGGGAGGACCTGGCCGACACCGCCCGCGCCCGCGGCAGCGAGCTGGCCGAAACCGCGCGCTACCGGGTCGAGGACCAGGTCAAGACCGGCCGCCGCAAGCTCGGCGTCTAG
- a CDS encoding gluconokinase encodes MGVSGSGKSTVGLALARRLRVPFVDAESLHPPDNIAKMAAGQPLDDDDRYPWLEKVGQWLADHRDGGVVSCSALKRKYRDQLRAHCPRTEFLHLSGSAEVIGRRLAVRIGHFMPPALLRSQLDVLEPLGTDEAGVTVDVDRDVDEIVDSFVAGAAPRRPQN; translated from the coding sequence ATGGGCGTATCCGGGTCGGGCAAGTCGACCGTCGGCCTGGCCCTCGCGCGACGACTGCGGGTGCCCTTCGTGGACGCCGAAAGCCTGCATCCACCCGACAACATCGCGAAGATGGCGGCCGGGCAGCCGCTCGACGACGACGACCGCTACCCCTGGCTTGAGAAGGTCGGCCAGTGGTTGGCAGACCACCGCGACGGCGGCGTCGTGAGCTGCTCGGCCCTCAAACGCAAGTACCGCGACCAGCTGCGCGCGCACTGCCCCCGCACCGAATTCCTCCACCTCAGCGGGTCGGCAGAGGTCATCGGCCGGCGGCTGGCCGTGCGGATCGGCCACTTCATGCCCCCGGCGCTGCTGCGGTCACAGCTGGACGTGCTGGAACCGCTCGGCACCGACGAGGCCGGCGTCACGGTCGATGTCGACCGGGACGTCGACGAGATCGTCGACAGCTTCGTGGCGGGTGCGGCGCCCCGCCGGCCGCAGAACTAG
- a CDS encoding DUF7064 domain-containing protein, with protein sequence MHAETKHVVERPADLTAAWLTAAVGAGPIADFSVERIGTGQMSECYRVRLTYTDAGAPGPSPVVLKVAATDPVSRQTGLALGLYEREVRFYSGVAPRLGGPIAPCYHAAVDTSTGAFDLLLGDAGPALVGDEIAGATSEQAHLAVVELGRLQGPLLGDAVLAEAAWLNRDSPLSQAMIAPLYAGFIDRYGDQIAPEHRVVCERLVAAFDGYLAQEAAPGRVRGLVHGDYRLDNMLFGAAGADRALTVVDWQTVSWGPALTDLSYFLGSALTTPDRRLHYDALLRAYHQALGQGAPLSLADVAEGVRRQSFFGVMMAIVSSILVERTERGDRMFMTMLQRHCDHVLDTDALATLPAAVAPEPLRPTEDDELTHTPTAEPLWSESWYADFADAAQGLGGWFRIGLIANQRKALIHALLCGPDLPTIAVDAQVPLPGDPWAVHADTFDIEHSASAPLQAYRVDVRARAQAYSDPSALLRGEPGAPVEMAMNLVWTTDGAPYKYRLTTRYEIPCTVSGAVTIGDTRYEIAAVPGQRDHSWGVRDWWSMDWIWTALHLDDGTHLHGVNIRIPRTPSFSVGYAQRDGDVTELHTVDSREAFGGNGLPRDATVTLEPAGIAAELHPAGHAPVLLTADDGRISQFPRAWATITTADGRRGVGWVEWNRNPADRTG encoded by the coding sequence ATGCATGCCGAGACAAAGCACGTCGTCGAGCGCCCCGCCGACCTCACCGCCGCCTGGCTGACCGCGGCGGTCGGGGCCGGGCCCATCGCCGATTTTTCGGTCGAGCGCATCGGAACCGGCCAGATGAGCGAGTGTTATCGCGTTCGGCTCACCTATACCGACGCCGGGGCCCCGGGCCCGAGTCCGGTGGTGCTCAAGGTGGCGGCCACCGACCCCGTGAGCCGGCAGACGGGGCTCGCCCTGGGCCTGTATGAGCGCGAGGTGCGCTTCTACAGCGGCGTGGCGCCGCGCCTGGGCGGGCCGATCGCACCCTGCTATCACGCGGCGGTGGACACCTCGACGGGCGCCTTCGATCTACTGCTCGGCGACGCCGGCCCGGCGCTCGTGGGCGACGAAATCGCCGGGGCCACAAGCGAACAGGCCCACCTCGCCGTCGTCGAGCTGGGCCGGCTGCAGGGACCGCTGCTCGGCGACGCGGTGCTGGCGGAGGCGGCCTGGCTCAACCGGGACTCGCCGCTCAGCCAAGCGATGATCGCCCCGCTGTACGCCGGCTTCATCGACCGCTACGGCGACCAGATCGCGCCGGAGCACCGCGTGGTGTGCGAACGCCTGGTGGCCGCCTTCGACGGCTACCTGGCGCAGGAGGCGGCACCCGGCCGGGTCCGGGGCCTGGTGCACGGCGACTACCGGCTGGACAACATGTTGTTCGGCGCCGCGGGTGCCGACCGCGCGCTGACGGTGGTCGACTGGCAGACCGTGTCGTGGGGTCCGGCGCTGACCGACCTGTCGTACTTCCTGGGCAGCGCGCTCACCACACCGGACCGTCGACTTCACTACGACGCCCTGCTGCGGGCCTACCACCAAGCGCTGGGGCAGGGCGCGCCGCTGAGCCTGGCCGACGTCGCCGAAGGCGTTCGCAGGCAAAGCTTCTTCGGCGTGATGATGGCCATCGTCTCGTCCATCCTCGTCGAACGCACCGAGCGTGGTGACCGGATGTTCATGACGATGTTGCAACGTCACTGCGACCATGTGCTCGACACCGACGCGCTCGCGACGCTGCCCGCGGCGGTCGCGCCCGAGCCGTTGCGGCCCACGGAAGACGACGAACTCACCCACACCCCGACGGCCGAACCGCTGTGGAGCGAGAGCTGGTATGCCGACTTCGCCGACGCGGCACAGGGATTGGGCGGCTGGTTTCGCATCGGGCTGATCGCCAACCAGCGCAAGGCGTTGATCCATGCGCTGCTGTGCGGCCCGGACCTGCCGACCATCGCCGTCGACGCGCAGGTTCCGCTGCCGGGCGATCCGTGGGCGGTGCACGCCGACACCTTCGACATCGAGCACTCCGCGAGCGCCCCGCTGCAGGCCTACCGCGTCGACGTGCGCGCACGCGCGCAGGCGTATTCGGATCCCTCCGCCCTGTTGCGCGGTGAGCCCGGCGCGCCGGTCGAGATGGCGATGAACCTGGTGTGGACCACTGACGGCGCGCCGTACAAGTACCGGCTGACGACGCGATACGAGATCCCGTGCACGGTCTCGGGCGCCGTCACCATCGGGGACACCCGTTACGAGATCGCCGCGGTCCCAGGGCAGCGCGACCACTCCTGGGGCGTCCGAGACTGGTGGAGCATGGACTGGATATGGACCGCGCTGCACCTCGACGACGGAACGCACCTGCACGGCGTGAACATCCGGATCCCCCGCACCCCGAGCTTCAGCGTCGGGTACGCACAGCGGGACGGCGACGTCACCGAGCTGCACACCGTGGACTCGCGGGAAGCGTTCGGCGGCAACGGGTTGCCGCGGGACGCCACGGTGACCCTGGAGCCGGCCGGGATCGCCGCCGAGCTGCACCCGGCCGGCCACGCCCCGGTGCTGCTGACCGCCGACGACGGACGGATCAGCCAGTTCCCGCGGGCCTGGGCCACGATCACCACGGCGGACGGCCGGCGTGGTGTGGGGTGGGTGGAGTGGAACCGCAATCCCGCCGACCGAACCGGGTAA
- a CDS encoding carboxylesterase/lipase family protein, producing the protein MHERTVRARTTTGTVEGFTRDGVNRWRSIPYARPPVGRLRFRAPQPASPWSGVRHCHGFGNCAPQQRRYTMLGVGRYQPMGEDCLTLNVVTPERAGGEPLPVMVFIHGGGYILGSSATPLYDGAALARRGCVYVSVNYRLGALGCLDLSSLSTPEHPIDSNLYLRDLVMALQWVRDNIAEFGGDPGRVTIFGESAGAHITATLLAVPAAEGLFARAISESPASGMVRSRETAEEFADRFARLLGATGRDAAQALMQASPERLVETQHRLIDQGMENRLGAFPIGPVFGDDVVPVDPVEAMRTGRAHRVPLIVGTNAEEGRLFTRFLKMLPTNQTMIEELLADTDPAARERITAAYPDYPAPSACIQLGGDFAFSSAAWQIAEAHGTHAPTYLYRYDYAPRTLRWSGLGATHATELLAVFDVYRTRFGALLTAAADRRAALKVSNQVQRRWRSFSHSGVPGDDWPAYTVEDRAVMVFDRKCRVEFDPHPHRRIAWDGFSLAQ; encoded by the coding sequence ATGCATGAGCGCACCGTTCGCGCGCGCACGACGACCGGAACCGTCGAAGGCTTCACCCGGGACGGCGTCAACCGCTGGCGGTCTATCCCGTACGCGCGCCCGCCGGTGGGGCGCCTGCGATTTCGGGCGCCGCAGCCCGCATCGCCGTGGTCGGGAGTACGGCACTGCCACGGCTTCGGCAACTGCGCGCCCCAGCAGCGCCGCTACACGATGCTCGGGGTCGGCCGCTACCAGCCGATGGGCGAAGATTGCCTCACGCTCAACGTCGTCACCCCTGAGCGAGCCGGTGGCGAACCGCTGCCGGTCATGGTCTTCATCCACGGCGGCGGATACATCCTGGGCAGCTCGGCAACCCCGCTTTACGACGGCGCCGCGCTGGCCCGCCGCGGGTGTGTGTACGTGTCCGTGAACTACCGGCTGGGCGCGCTGGGCTGCCTGGACCTGTCGTCGCTGTCGACACCAGAACACCCCATCGACAGCAACCTCTACCTGCGCGACCTCGTCATGGCGTTGCAGTGGGTGCGAGACAACATCGCCGAATTCGGCGGTGACCCGGGCCGAGTCACGATCTTCGGGGAGAGCGCGGGAGCGCACATCACGGCCACCCTGCTGGCGGTGCCCGCCGCCGAGGGGCTCTTCGCGCGGGCGATCTCGGAAAGCCCCGCGTCGGGCATGGTGCGCTCGCGCGAGACCGCCGAGGAGTTCGCGGACCGCTTCGCCCGCCTGCTGGGCGCCACCGGGCGGGATGCCGCCCAGGCGCTGATGCAGGCGTCCCCCGAGCGGCTGGTGGAGACGCAGCACCGCCTCATCGATCAGGGCATGGAGAACAGGCTGGGCGCCTTCCCGATCGGCCCGGTGTTCGGCGACGACGTCGTCCCCGTCGACCCCGTCGAGGCCATGCGCACCGGCCGCGCGCACCGGGTGCCGCTGATCGTGGGAACCAACGCCGAGGAGGGCCGCCTGTTCACCCGGTTCCTCAAGATGCTGCCGACCAACCAGACGATGATCGAGGAGCTGCTGGCCGACACCGACCCGGCGGCCCGGGAACGCATCACCGCCGCCTACCCGGATTACCCGGCGCCGTCGGCGTGCATCCAGCTCGGTGGCGACTTCGCGTTCAGCTCGGCGGCCTGGCAGATCGCCGAGGCCCACGGCACCCACGCCCCCACCTACCTGTACCGATACGACTACGCCCCCCGGACGCTGCGCTGGTCGGGCCTGGGCGCCACCCACGCCACCGAACTGCTCGCGGTCTTCGATGTCTATCGCACCAGGTTCGGCGCGCTGCTGACCGCCGCCGCCGACCGGCGCGCCGCCCTGAAGGTCAGCAACCAGGTACAACGCCGTTGGCGGTCATTCAGCCACTCCGGAGTCCCGGGCGACGACTGGCCCGCCTACACCGTCGAGGACCGCGCCGTCATGGTGTTCGACCGCAAGTGCCGCGTCGAGTTCGATCCGCACCCGCACCGCCGAATCGCCTGGGACGGCTTTTCCCTGGCGCAGTGA